The following are encoded together in the Thalassomonas haliotis genome:
- a CDS encoding uracil-DNA glycosylase family protein, giving the protein MTTFRLKINELEQLKQEIRRCTLCEPELPLGANPVIRGNKSAKILVAGQAPGIKVHKTSIPFNDASGVRLRQWLGIDEAVFYDEDRVAIVPMGFCYPGTGKSGDLPPRAECAKTWHQQLLALLPDIELILVIGRYAQQYHLKDRQKKNLTETVGAWQEYAPAIIPLPHPSPRNNIWLRRNPWFEQQVLPYLRNRVSTLLASV; this is encoded by the coding sequence ATGACTACTTTTAGATTGAAAATTAATGAATTAGAACAGCTTAAACAAGAAATACGTCGCTGTACCTTATGTGAACCGGAATTGCCCCTGGGGGCTAACCCTGTGATCCGGGGTAATAAAAGTGCAAAAATTCTGGTGGCGGGACAGGCCCCCGGTATCAAAGTGCATAAAACTTCGATTCCTTTTAATGACGCCAGTGGCGTTCGCTTGCGGCAATGGCTGGGGATAGATGAAGCGGTTTTTTACGATGAAGATAGGGTTGCCATAGTGCCGATGGGCTTTTGTTATCCCGGCACGGGAAAAAGCGGTGATTTGCCCCCCAGGGCCGAGTGCGCAAAAACCTGGCATCAGCAGTTGCTGGCTTTGTTGCCTGATATTGAATTGATCCTGGTGATAGGCCGGTACGCACAACAATATCACCTCAAAGATCGCCAAAAAAAGAACCTGACAGAAACCGTCGGGGCCTGGCAAGAATACGCCCCGGCTATCATTCCTTTGCCGCATCCCAGTCCGCGCAATAATATCTGGCTACGACGCAATCCCTGGTTTGAACAGCAAGTGCTGCCTTATCTGCGAAACAGGGTGAGCACATTGCTTGCTTCGGTTTGA
- a CDS encoding trypsin-like peptidase domain-containing protein, which produces MLAVVLLLLIPELRNNTLALWNIIPKQSSQPTALSYAKAVSRAGPAVVNIYTRDIQSSPNYGEYPTSNVRLGSGVIMDSQGYILTNFHVVQNANLISVWLQNGQQFAAELIGYDIYTDLAVLKVEAVNLPVIPQKTDLKSFAGDVVLAIGNPLNLGQTVTQGIISATGRNGLSNTSYLEFLQMDAAINEGNSGGALINSNGDLVGINSRQFSNPQLNIQGIFFAVPYQLAKKVMQKIISHGRVTRGWLGVVANRYINEFKGFIIEQVTPGSPAYQAGLQPGDIVYQIGDKQINSITHALDIVAETKPNTSLMFKVYRKKRQLDIPVTIIEYNQ; this is translated from the coding sequence ATGCTTGCCGTTGTCCTGTTGCTGCTTATTCCGGAACTTAGAAACAATACCCTGGCGTTATGGAATATCATACCAAAGCAAAGCAGTCAGCCGACGGCGCTTTCCTATGCAAAAGCCGTCAGTCGGGCCGGTCCGGCAGTAGTAAACATTTACACTAGGGATATTCAGAGCAGCCCTAATTATGGCGAATACCCCACCAGCAATGTCCGTTTGGGCTCAGGGGTGATCATGGACAGTCAGGGATATATACTGACCAACTTTCATGTGGTGCAAAATGCCAACCTGATCTCTGTCTGGCTGCAAAATGGCCAGCAATTTGCCGCCGAACTTATCGGTTATGATATCTATACCGACTTGGCGGTACTGAAAGTAGAAGCGGTTAACCTGCCGGTGATCCCGCAAAAAACAGACTTGAAATCCTTTGCCGGCGATGTCGTCCTGGCCATAGGCAACCCGTTAAACTTAGGGCAAACCGTAACCCAGGGCATTATCAGCGCCACCGGCCGTAATGGCCTGAGCAACACCAGCTACCTGGAGTTTTTGCAAATGGATGCCGCGATTAATGAAGGCAACTCCGGCGGTGCGTTAATCAACAGCAATGGCGACCTGGTCGGCATCAATTCCCGCCAGTTTTCCAACCCCCAGCTCAATATCCAGGGGATATTTTTTGCCGTGCCCTATCAGCTGGCCAAAAAGGTCATGCAGAAAATTATCTCTCACGGCCGGGTAACCCGCGGTTGGTTAGGTGTGGTTGCCAATCGTTATATCAATGAATTCAAAGGCTTTATCATAGAGCAGGTCACCCCGGGCAGTCCGGCCTATCAGGCGGGATTACAGCCGGGCGATATCGTCTACCAGATAGGGGATAAACAGATCAACAGTATCACCCATGCCCTGGATATAGTGGCAGAAACCAAACCCAATACCAGTTTGATGTTCAAAGTCTACCGCAAGAAGCGCCAGCTCGATATCCCGGTCACTATCATAGAATACAACCAGTAA
- a CDS encoding Do family serine endopeptidase — MKKLSILVSAALFSGTLALSSAPAYANLPLAVGGQTMPSLAPMLEQATPAVVSISVKGTHEIEQRVPDAFKFFFGNPRQARPQERPFRALGSGVIIDAGKGYIVTNNHVVDEADEIVVTLKDGRQIEAKKLGSDKASDIALLQIDAEDLTEIKLADSDDLRIGDFTVAIGNPFGLGQTVTSGIVSALGRSGLNLENYEDFIQTDAAINSGNSGGALVNLRGELIGINTAIIGPNGGNVGIGFAIPSNMMNNLAKQIIEFGEVRRGILGVSGRSVNGDIAKAMELETNQGGFVEQVTTGSAAEEAGIMAGDVITKVNGKAVKTFQELKGKIGSIGAGKKVKITVIRGDGDEKEFTVKLKKSETANVEAASIHRMLEGAELENNTEGSGVLVKGLEQDSPAQIIGLKSGDIINGINRKRIKNIAELRNYLKNPKGVMALNVIRGNSQLYLMIR, encoded by the coding sequence ATGAAAAAACTGTCAATTTTAGTAAGCGCAGCATTATTCTCAGGCACCCTTGCCCTTTCAAGCGCACCTGCTTATGCCAATTTACCTTTAGCCGTCGGCGGTCAAACCATGCCTTCTCTAGCCCCTATGCTGGAGCAGGCGACGCCTGCGGTGGTTAGCATTTCAGTTAAAGGGACGCATGAAATCGAGCAAAGAGTGCCCGATGCCTTTAAATTTTTCTTCGGTAACCCCCGCCAGGCCAGGCCACAAGAGCGCCCTTTTCGGGCTTTAGGCTCAGGGGTGATTATTGATGCCGGTAAAGGTTATATTGTTACCAACAATCATGTGGTTGATGAAGCCGATGAAATCGTGGTAACACTAAAAGACGGCCGCCAGATAGAAGCGAAAAAATTAGGCTCGGATAAAGCAAGCGACATTGCCCTATTACAAATTGATGCCGAAGACCTTACCGAAATCAAACTGGCGGACTCGGACGATCTGCGTATCGGTGATTTTACCGTGGCAATTGGCAACCCCTTCGGTTTAGGACAAACCGTGACCTCAGGTATCGTCAGCGCCCTGGGGCGCAGCGGCTTGAATCTCGAAAATTACGAAGACTTTATCCAAACCGATGCCGCCATCAACAGCGGCAACTCAGGCGGCGCCCTGGTAAACCTCAGGGGAGAGTTAATCGGTATCAATACCGCCATTATAGGGCCAAACGGCGGTAATGTCGGGATCGGCTTTGCCATTCCCAGCAATATGATGAACAACCTGGCCAAGCAGATCATTGAATTTGGCGAAGTACGCCGCGGTATCCTGGGCGTATCCGGTCGCAGCGTCAACGGCGATATCGCCAAGGCAATGGAACTGGAAACCAACCAGGGGGGCTTTGTTGAGCAGGTAACCACGGGGTCAGCCGCCGAAGAAGCCGGTATTATGGCTGGTGATGTTATCACTAAAGTCAACGGCAAAGCCGTGAAAACCTTCCAGGAATTAAAAGGTAAAATTGGCTCCATCGGCGCCGGTAAAAAAGTAAAAATTACCGTGATCCGCGGTGACGGCGATGAAAAAGAATTTACCGTTAAACTGAAAAAATCGGAGACCGCCAATGTTGAAGCTGCCAGCATCCATAGAATGCTGGAAGGCGCCGAACTGGAAAACAACACAGAAGGCAGCGGCGTGTTGGTAAAAGGACTTGAGCAGGACAGTCCGGCACAAATAATCGGTTTAAAATCCGGTGATATTATTAACGGCATCAACCGTAAGCGCATCAAAAACATTGCCGAACTGCGCAATTACCTGAAAAACCCGAAAGGGGTGATGGCACTGAATGTTATTCGCGGTAACAGCCAGTTATACCTGATGATACGCTAA
- a CDS encoding YhcB family protein, which yields MTLITGLISLLLGALCGFFIGKAFSKSNKENQKLAQQASQNEEALTRYKNDVAEHLDNSSKLLEQMHATCQTAMKQMAESTKLLQQATPTETDAMPFFSKETQEQLAQTATLRHQKREEKAEEVITEAPLDYSGNPSGLFDDKKQSVTNAD from the coding sequence ATGACACTAATAACAGGATTGATCTCACTTTTGCTCGGCGCTTTATGCGGTTTTTTTATCGGTAAAGCCTTTTCAAAGTCCAATAAAGAAAATCAGAAGCTTGCTCAGCAGGCAAGCCAAAACGAAGAAGCATTAACCCGCTATAAAAACGATGTCGCCGAACATCTCGATAATTCCAGCAAATTACTGGAACAAATGCATGCCACCTGCCAAACCGCGATGAAACAGATGGCAGAAAGCACTAAATTACTGCAACAGGCGACTCCTACAGAAACCGACGCCATGCCGTTTTTCTCCAAAGAAACCCAGGAGCAGCTGGCGCAAACCGCGACTTTACGTCATCAGAAAAGGGAAGAAAAAGCCGAAGAAGTGATTACCGAAGCTCCACTGGATTATTCCGGTAACCCAAGCGGCCTTTTTGACGACAAGAAACAAAGTGTTACAAATGCCGATTAG
- the zapE gene encoding cell division protein ZapE translates to MTDLSPLQKYQRDLQRDDFQYDAAQENAVKHLQRLYEDLQNRPLPVKGFKKVLNRWKKIYGKQDNTQIKGLYFWGGVGRGKTYLVDTFYDCLPFENKMRVHFHRFMHRVHQELKQHTGKSDPLKIIADRFASEFCIICFDEFFVSDITDAMILGALFEELFARKVTLVATSNIIPDELYRNGLQRARFLPAIALINRHTEVVNVDSGVDYRLRTLEQAEIYHFPLDSQAEENLNRYFEQLSCEPGEKSAAIEVNNRLLDTVQASDGVVHFQFSQLCETARSQTDYMEISRMYHTVLLANVTQMGPEHDDSARRFIALVDEFYERNVKLIMSGEVALENLYRDGRLSFEFKRCLSRLQEMQSHDYLAKEHLP, encoded by the coding sequence ATGACCGACCTTTCACCACTTCAAAAGTACCAAAGGGATCTGCAGCGGGATGACTTTCAATATGACGCCGCCCAGGAAAATGCCGTCAAACATCTGCAGCGTTTATATGAAGACCTGCAAAACAGGCCCTTGCCGGTAAAAGGTTTTAAAAAGGTGCTCAACCGCTGGAAGAAAATCTACGGCAAACAGGATAATACCCAGATCAAAGGGCTGTATTTCTGGGGAGGCGTTGGCCGGGGGAAAACCTATCTGGTGGATACCTTTTATGACTGCCTGCCGTTTGAAAATAAAATGCGGGTGCATTTTCACCGTTTTATGCACAGGGTGCATCAGGAGCTGAAGCAGCATACCGGCAAGTCGGATCCGCTGAAGATTATCGCCGACCGTTTTGCCAGTGAGTTTTGCATCATCTGTTTCGATGAGTTTTTTGTTTCCGACATCACAGATGCCATGATCCTCGGTGCTTTGTTCGAAGAGCTGTTTGCCCGCAAAGTCACCCTGGTGGCCACCTCGAATATTATCCCGGACGAGCTGTATCGCAACGGCCTGCAACGGGCGCGTTTTTTACCGGCCATTGCCTTGATTAACCGCCATACTGAGGTGGTCAATGTCGACAGCGGCGTAGATTACCGCTTACGGACCCTGGAGCAGGCAGAAATTTATCATTTTCCCCTGGATAGTCAGGCAGAAGAGAACTTAAACCGCTACTTTGAGCAGCTTTCCTGCGAGCCGGGAGAAAAAAGCGCGGCAATTGAAGTGAATAACCGCTTACTCGATACGGTACAGGCTTCTGACGGCGTGGTGCATTTTCAATTTTCCCAATTATGCGAAACCGCCCGCAGCCAGACGGATTATATGGAAATCAGCCGCATGTACCATACCGTACTGCTGGCCAATGTCACGCAAATGGGGCCGGAGCATGACGACAGCGCCCGGCGTTTTATCGCCCTGGTGGATGAGTTTTATGAGCGTAATGTTAAATTGATCATGTCGGGGGAAGTGGCGCTGGAAAATTTATACCGCGACGGCCGGCTGAGTTTTGAATTTAAACGTTGTTTGAGCCGTTTGCAGGAAATGCAGTCTCACGATTATCTGGCAAAAGAGCATTTGCCTTAA
- the rplM gene encoding 50S ribosomal protein L13, which yields MKTFVAKPESVQREWFVVDAEGKTLGRIATEIASRLRGKHKPEYTPHVDTGDYVVVVNAEKVKVTGNKAKGKIYYSHTEFPGGLKQISFEKLIEKAPERALEFAVKGMLPKGPLGRDMYRKLKVYAGPEHKHAAQQPQVWEL from the coding sequence ATGAAAACTTTTGTAGCTAAACCAGAAAGCGTACAACGCGAATGGTTTGTAGTGGACGCCGAAGGTAAAACTTTAGGTCGTATCGCTACTGAAATTGCAAGCCGTTTACGTGGTAAGCATAAGCCAGAATACACTCCTCATGTTGATACCGGCGACTACGTTGTTGTTGTTAATGCTGAGAAAGTAAAAGTAACTGGTAACAAAGCGAAAGGTAAAATTTACTACTCGCACACTGAATTCCCAGGTGGTCTTAAGCAAATCAGCTTTGAAAAGCTGATCGAAAAAGCCCCTGAGCGTGCTCTTGAGTTCGCTGTTAAAGGCATGTTACCTAAAGGTCCTTTAGGTCGTGACATGTACCGTAAACTGAAAGTGTATGCTGGCCCTGAGCACAAGCATGCTGCACAACAACCACAAGTTTGGGAGCTGTAA
- the rpsI gene encoding 30S ribosomal protein S9 has protein sequence MADNQYYGTGRRKSSTARVFMKAGNGTITINKRDISEYFGRETARMVVRQPLELVEMLEKFNFNITVSGGGISGQAGAIRHGITRALMEYDESFRSDLRKAGFVTRDARKVERKKVGLHKARKRPQFSKR, from the coding sequence ATGGCTGATAATCAATATTACGGTACTGGTCGTCGCAAGAGCTCAACTGCTCGTGTGTTCATGAAAGCTGGTAACGGTACCATCACTATTAACAAGCGTGACATTTCTGAGTACTTCGGTCGTGAAACTGCTCGTATGGTTGTTCGTCAGCCATTAGAGTTAGTTGAAATGTTAGAGAAATTCAACTTCAACATCACAGTATCTGGTGGTGGTATTTCCGGTCAAGCCGGTGCTATCCGTCACGGTATTACTCGTGCATTGATGGAGTACGACGAGTCTTTCCGCAGTGATCTGCGTAAAGCTGGTTTCGTTACCCGTGATGCTCGTAAAGTTGAACGTAAGAAGGTTGGTTTACACAAAGCACGTAAACGTCCACAATTCTCAAAACGTTAA
- the petA gene encoding ubiquinol-cytochrome c reductase iron-sulfur subunit, translated as MSNAPVNNGRRRFLTAATSVVGGVGAVGVAVPFIGSWNPSARAKAAGAPVEVNVGKIEPGQLIRAEWRGKPVYVVRRTEKTVSELSNHEDQLRDPSSEEPQQPAYATNTHRSIKPEFLVALGVCTHLGCAPTYHKGDFGEQVEGVSDGFFCPCHGSKFDMAGRVFQGVPAPLNLVVPEHSFIDDDTLLVGVGQGEA; from the coding sequence ATGAGCAATGCGCCTGTGAATAACGGCCGTCGACGCTTTTTAACCGCTGCTACTTCGGTAGTTGGTGGTGTCGGCGCTGTCGGTGTGGCTGTGCCTTTCATTGGTTCCTGGAACCCTAGCGCCAGAGCGAAAGCTGCCGGTGCTCCAGTAGAAGTCAATGTTGGTAAGATAGAACCCGGTCAGCTGATCCGTGCTGAGTGGCGTGGTAAGCCGGTTTATGTTGTCCGTCGTACCGAAAAGACTGTCAGCGAGCTGAGCAATCACGAAGACCAATTGCGTGATCCTTCCTCAGAAGAGCCGCAACAGCCTGCATATGCAACCAATACGCACCGTTCAATCAAGCCGGAATTCCTGGTGGCTTTAGGTGTTTGTACTCACTTAGGTTGTGCTCCAACATACCACAAAGGCGACTTTGGCGAGCAGGTTGAAGGCGTTAGCGATGGTTTCTTCTGTCCTTGTCACGGCTCTAAGTTTGATATGGCCGGCCGGGTTTTCCAGGGGGTTCCTGCGCCGCTGAACTTAGTGGTTCCTGAGCACTCATTTATTGATGACGATACCTTGCTAGTCGGTGTCGGACAAGGAGAAGCCTAA
- a CDS encoding cytochrome b — MFANFMAWIDKRLPLTDAMNKHAAQYPAPKNFNFWYVFGILASVVLVNQLLTGIWLTMNYEPSGDGAFASIEYIMRDVDYGWLLRYMHSTGASAFFVVVYLHMFRGMMYGSYQKPRELLWIFGMLIFLVLMAEAFMGYLLPWGNMSYWGAQVIISLFGAIPVIGEDLTIWIKGDYVISGATLNRFFALHVVALPLVLVVLVFLHILALHEVGSNNPEGTDIKKPKGSVKPEDQSKFKFHEQYTKKYDIVDAIPFHPYYTVKDLVAVVVFLILFCWVMFFAPEGGGYFIEAPNFEPANGLKTPEHIAPVWYFGPFYTILRVVPDKLFGMIAMFAAIFMLFMLPWFDRGTVKSIKYRCTAHTLNLLQFAVCFIILGVLGTLPASELANLIGRIASLGYFGFFIALWFYSNNEKTKPVPERVSG, encoded by the coding sequence ATGTTTGCAAACTTCATGGCTTGGATTGACAAGCGTTTGCCTTTGACTGACGCAATGAACAAACATGCGGCTCAGTATCCGGCGCCGAAAAACTTCAACTTCTGGTATGTGTTCGGTATTTTAGCCAGCGTGGTTTTAGTAAACCAACTGTTAACCGGTATCTGGTTGACCATGAACTATGAGCCGTCCGGCGATGGCGCTTTTGCTTCAATCGAATACATCATGCGTGATGTCGATTACGGTTGGTTACTGCGTTATATGCATTCCACCGGGGCGTCAGCCTTTTTTGTTGTGGTTTATCTGCATATGTTCCGCGGTATGATGTACGGCTCTTACCAGAAACCACGGGAATTGCTGTGGATCTTCGGTATGCTGATCTTCCTGGTACTGATGGCTGAAGCTTTCATGGGTTACCTGCTGCCTTGGGGTAACATGTCCTACTGGGGCGCGCAGGTAATTATCTCCCTGTTTGGCGCTATTCCTGTTATCGGTGAAGACCTGACCATCTGGATCAAGGGTGACTATGTTATCTCCGGTGCTACCCTGAACCGTTTCTTCGCCCTGCACGTTGTTGCCTTACCTTTAGTACTGGTTGTACTGGTATTCTTACATATTCTTGCTCTGCACGAAGTGGGTTCTAACAACCCTGAAGGTACCGATATCAAGAAGCCTAAAGGCAGTGTTAAACCTGAAGATCAAAGCAAATTCAAATTCCACGAGCAATATACTAAGAAATACGACATCGTCGATGCTATTCCTTTCCATCCTTATTACACGGTGAAAGATTTAGTGGCTGTGGTCGTGTTTTTGATTCTCTTCTGCTGGGTGATGTTCTTTGCCCCGGAAGGCGGCGGTTACTTTATTGAAGCGCCAAACTTCGAACCGGCCAACGGCCTGAAAACGCCTGAGCATATTGCCCCGGTTTGGTACTTCGGTCCTTTCTACACCATCTTACGTGTTGTTCCGGATAAGTTGTTCGGTATGATTGCCATGTTTGCCGCCATCTTCATGTTATTCATGTTGCCTTGGTTTGACCGCGGCACGGTAAAATCGATCAAGTACCGTTGTACTGCCCACACCTTGAACCTGCTTCAATTCGCTGTTTGCTTTATTATCTTGGGTGTATTGGGTACCTTGCCGGCGTCTGAATTGGCAAACTTAATCGGCCGTATTGCCAGTTTAGGTTATTTCGGCTTCTTTATTGCTCTGTGGTTCTACAGCAATAACGAGAAAACTAAGCCGGTTCCAGAGAGGGTATCAGGATAA
- a CDS encoding cytochrome c1, which translates to MKKFILVLLAALPGLALAAGPSIPLDKAGNDLTDKESLKRGFETYVNYCLGCHQLQYQRYNRTFADLGIDEKEGIAKYMYTGEKVGDHITNTMPAKDAAKWFGSAPPDLTLEARLRSPDWIYTYLRSFYADPNRPFGVNNTVFKDVGMPHVLQGLQGVSTLDENGNLVEASGGSLTAEEYDTLVRDLTNFLEYVGEPNKLERQNLGYWVIGFLFILLIFSYLLKREYWKDVH; encoded by the coding sequence ATGAAAAAGTTTATTTTAGTACTATTGGCAGCATTGCCGGGTCTGGCACTAGCGGCAGGCCCTAGCATTCCATTGGACAAGGCCGGTAATGATTTAACCGATAAAGAGTCGCTTAAGCGTGGTTTTGAAACCTATGTCAACTACTGCTTAGGGTGTCACCAGCTGCAATATCAGCGTTATAACCGTACTTTCGCCGATCTGGGGATCGATGAAAAAGAAGGTATCGCCAAATATATGTATACCGGTGAAAAAGTCGGTGACCATATTACCAATACCATGCCGGCTAAAGATGCGGCAAAATGGTTTGGTAGCGCGCCACCGGATTTGACTTTGGAAGCACGTTTAAGAAGTCCTGACTGGATTTATACTTATTTGCGTTCTTTCTACGCCGACCCGAATCGTCCGTTTGGCGTGAACAACACAGTATTTAAAGATGTCGGTATGCCGCACGTATTGCAGGGCTTACAAGGCGTAAGTACTTTAGATGAAAACGGCAACCTTGTTGAAGCAAGCGGTGGTTCTTTAACCGCTGAAGAATATGATACTCTGGTACGTGATTTGACCAACTTCCTGGAATATGTCGGTGAGCCGAATAAACTGGAACGTCAAAATCTCGGTTACTGGGTCATTGGCTTCTTATTCATTTTACTTATATTCTCTTATTTACTTAAGCGTGAATATTGGAAAGATGTGCACTAA
- the sspA gene encoding stringent starvation protein SspA encodes MAIAANKRSVMTLYSHADDMYSHQSRIVLAEKGVGVDIHLVEPGNLPEDLIDLNPYGTVPTLIDRELALYEAKIIIEYLDERFPHPPLMPVYPVSRGRSRLMMHRIESDWYSLAKIILSGPADKAAKARQELKESLLSIAPVLNETPYFMSEEFSLVDCYLAPLLWRLPVFGIELAGQGAKELKTYMLRLFERESFQASLTEAERELRFGHPA; translated from the coding sequence ATGGCCATAGCTGCGAACAAGCGCTCTGTTATGACGTTATATTCACATGCAGATGATATGTACAGTCATCAATCACGTATTGTATTGGCAGAAAAAGGCGTAGGTGTCGATATTCATCTGGTGGAACCAGGCAACTTACCTGAAGATTTAATCGATTTAAATCCATACGGTACCGTGCCGACCTTAATCGATCGTGAGCTGGCTTTATACGAAGCGAAAATCATAATCGAATATCTGGACGAGCGTTTCCCGCATCCGCCATTAATGCCGGTTTACCCTGTATCCCGCGGCCGCAGCCGTTTAATGATGCACCGTATCGAAAGCGACTGGTACAGCCTGGCAAAAATCATCCTGAGCGGTCCGGCCGACAAAGCGGCGAAAGCCCGTCAGGAATTAAAAGAAAGCCTGTTAAGCATAGCGCCGGTATTAAATGAAACGCCGTATTTCATGAGCGAAGAATTCAGCCTGGTTGATTGTTACCTGGCACCGCTATTGTGGCGTTTACCTGTGTTTGGCATCGAATTGGCCGGCCAGGGCGCTAAAGAGCTGAAAACCTATATGTTAAGATTATTTGAGCGTGAATCCTTCCAGGCATCGTTAACCGAAGCCGAGCGTGAATTACGTTTTGGTCACCCTGCATAA
- a CDS encoding ClpXP protease specificity-enhancing factor has product MTSNKPYIVKAFYDWISDNQLTPYIVVDVSVYGVLVPMSYVNDGQIVLNVSGSAVGSIALGDEAIEFSARFGGKLEHLCVPYGAIAAIYAKENGAGTSLPIEHPEAAQEEALAAVDKPAASQGNEEPGLSAVTSADEHQQEQSKPASAAKGKPSLKVVK; this is encoded by the coding sequence ATGACTTCTAACAAGCCTTATATCGTTAAGGCTTTTTATGACTGGATTTCTGATAACCAGCTAACGCCTTATATCGTCGTCGATGTCAGCGTTTACGGTGTACTGGTGCCTATGTCATATGTTAATGACGGTCAGATAGTACTCAATGTTTCCGGTTCGGCGGTAGGCTCCATTGCCCTGGGCGACGAGGCAATCGAATTCAGCGCCCGCTTTGGCGGTAAACTTGAGCATTTATGCGTGCCTTACGGCGCGATAGCGGCCATATATGCCAAAGAAAACGGCGCCGGTACCTCATTGCCTATCGAGCACCCCGAAGCAGCGCAAGAAGAAGCCCTTGCCGCGGTAGATAAGCCTGCAGCAAGCCAGGGGAATGAAGAACCCGGATTAAGTGCGGTTACTTCTGCTGATGAGCATCAGCAAGAGCAGAGCAAGCCTGCATCTGCCGCTAAAGGCAAACCCAGCCTGAAGGTTGTTAAGTAA
- the dolP gene encoding division/outer membrane stress-associated lipid-binding lipoprotein produces the protein MAFKRLALTVFAATLLQGCVAAAVVGVAGGATVANDKRSIGNQIDDQVIELDAYARFKEQDGLTENTNLQVVSVNGSVLIVGQSPNSYLRDIAIKTLNNIDGVVKVHNQIRIGNVTSITTRTNDLWLTSKVKTALFANDNIKSGNIKVVTENAEVFLMGLVSQSQANMAVEIARNIGGVNRVLKAFEYQ, from the coding sequence ATGGCCTTTAAACGTTTAGCCCTCACTGTTTTTGCCGCCACCCTGCTACAGGGCTGCGTTGCCGCTGCCGTGGTCGGCGTTGCCGGCGGCGCTACGGTCGCCAATGATAAACGCTCTATCGGCAACCAGATTGATGACCAGGTGATCGAGCTCGATGCCTATGCCAGGTTCAAAGAGCAGGATGGATTAACCGAGAATACTAACCTGCAGGTGGTGAGCGTCAACGGCTCGGTTTTGATCGTCGGCCAAAGCCCGAATAGCTACCTCAGGGATATAGCCATCAAGACCTTGAATAACATAGATGGCGTGGTAAAAGTGCATAACCAGATCCGCATCGGCAATGTTACTTCCATTACCACCCGCACCAATGATCTCTGGCTGACCTCCAAGGTAAAAACCGCACTTTTTGCCAACGACAATATCAAGTCAGGCAATATCAAGGTAGTAACGGAAAATGCCGAGGTATTCTTAATGGGGCTGGTTAGCCAGTCCCAAGCCAATATGGCGGTAGAAATAGCCCGCAACATAGGCGGCGTTAACCGGGTATTAAAAGCGTTTGAATACCAGTAA
- a CDS encoding phosphoheptose isomerase, producing the protein MLERIKSNFTESIQTKIAASEAISASIEQAGMVMVQCLLNGNKILSCGNGGSAGDAQHFSSELLNRYETERPSLPAIALTTDSSTLTSIANDYSYDEVFSKQINALGNNGDVLLAISTSGNSRNVITAIETAVKRDMPIIALTGNDGGDIAGLLGENDVEIRVPSSRTARIQEVHLLVIHCLCEIIDTTLFPQ; encoded by the coding sequence ATGTTAGAACGGATCAAAAGTAATTTTACCGAAAGTATTCAAACCAAAATCGCCGCCAGTGAAGCTATTTCCGCCTCCATTGAACAGGCCGGCATGGTGATGGTGCAATGCCTGTTAAACGGCAATAAAATATTATCCTGCGGTAACGGCGGTTCCGCCGGCGATGCCCAGCACTTTTCTTCAGAATTGCTTAACCGCTATGAAACCGAGCGTCCGAGCCTGCCAGCCATTGCCCTGACCACAGACAGCTCTACCTTGACCTCTATTGCCAACGACTACAGCTACGACGAAGTTTTTTCAAAGCAGATCAATGCTCTTGGCAATAACGGCGATGTACTGCTGGCCATTTCCACCAGCGGTAACTCACGTAACGTTATTACTGCCATAGAAACCGCAGTAAAACGGGATATGCCCATTATTGCCTTAACCGGCAACGACGGTGGCGATATCGCAGGTTTGCTGGGGGAAAACGATGTCGAAATCCGGGTACCGTCCTCGCGTACCGCACGTATCCAGGAAGTGCACTTATTAGTGATCCACTGTTTATGTGAAATTATCGATACCACCTTATTTCCACAATAG